The Pseudomonas cucumis sequence TCGAGCATCGCCGTGTCGATCAGGCCGGGTGCGACACAGTTAACCGTGATTTTGCGCTTGCCCAGTTCGATCGCCAACGCCTTGGCTGCGCCGATCAAACCGGCCTTGGACGCGCTGTAATTGACTTGCCCGCGATTGCCGATCAACCCGGAAACTGAAGTGATGCAGACAATCCGCCCGGCGGCGCGGCGACGGATCATCGGCATCATCACCGGGTGCAGCACGTTGTAGAAACCGTCGAGATTGGTGCGCATTACCACATCCCAATCCTCTTCGCTCAGGGCCGGAAAAGCACCGTCGCGGGTCAGACCGGCGTTGAGGACTACGCCGTAATAAGCGCCATGGGCTTCGACATCGGTTTCGAGAATAGCTTTGCAGCTGGCGCGGTCGGACACGTCGAATTGCAGGACACGCGCGTTGCGGCCCAAGGCTTCCACCTCGGCTTTTACCGCGATGGCGTCCGCCATACCGCTGCGGCAATGCAGCACGATGTCATGCCCGGCCCGGGCCAGACGCAACGCAATGGCGCGGCCGATACCACGGCTGGAGCCGGTGACCAGTACGGATTCAGTCATCACTCGACTCCTTGGGGTTCATGAAGATATTGCGCGGCCTGAGGCGGGCGAAACACGTTCAGCCGGGCGGTGGCGTGGATGCCGGGCGCGGTGAGGTGGCATTCGAACACACCCATGCCGTTGTCGTCTTCCAGCGAGCGTA is a genomic window containing:
- the fabG gene encoding 3-oxoacyl-ACP reductase FabG, whose translation is MTESVLVTGSSRGIGRAIALRLARAGHDIVLHCRSGMADAIAVKAEVEALGRNARVLQFDVSDRASCKAILETDVEAHGAYYGVVLNAGLTRDGAFPALSEEDWDVVMRTNLDGFYNVLHPVMMPMIRRRAAGRIVCITSVSGLIGNRGQVNYSASKAGLIGAAKALAIELGKRKITVNCVAPGLIDTAMLDENVPVEELMKMIPAQRMGTPEEVAGAVNFLMSAEASYITRQVLAVNGGLC